Part of the Yersinia hibernica genome, CACTATTGAAACTCTGGAAAAAGCGCAATAATGATGAACAAATATTCGCGCGTCCTAGCTGCTGTGCTGTTAACTTTTATGCTTAGCGCTTGTAATGACGAGAGCCTGCTTTTTAACCTTACCCAAGAACAGGCCAATCAGGTTCTGGCCATCTTGCAACAGCATAATATTTCGGCAAAAAAAGACGGAACCCTTAAGGCCGGTTATAGAGTATCAGTGGGGGAATCTGAAAGTACCGCTGCACTATCTATCATTAACCAGTACCAACTGCCATGGGCCGCTGACGTACAAATAGGGCAAGCTTTCCCGGAAAGTTCTCTAGTGGCATCACCTAACGCAGAACAAGCTCGCGTTATCTCTTTGCAAGAGCAGCGGCTAGAGCAATCCCTGCGTATGATATCCCAGGTAGTGAATGCTCGCGTTCACGTCAGTTATCCCCCATTTAATAACGACACTAGCGGCAAAAAAACCATCGGCCACGTTGGTGTCCTTATCTCCTATAAAGGAGATATTGATGACAATATGTTTATTTCACAGATCAAAACATTAATAAAAAACAGTTTTGACGATGTGCGCTACGAAAATATTTCGGTTGTGTTGTTCCCGGCCCCAGTTATTCAGTACGTTGCGCCAACCAAAGTGCCGAGTAACATCCCCGCCCAGTGGATTATCATACTTTCTGCTATGGTTTTGTGCGCTGCTGGTACGGCGGGCTTTATGCTCTATAAGCTCAGCCTTCGACCGCCTTCTACTCAGGATAAAACTAGCGAACTGATTGAAGATGAGGCAACCGAACAATGAAAGTGGAAGATCAGCGCATGATGTCCATTTTATATGCTCCAGCAAGCTATGCGCACCTGAGCCACTTGCCTGAGATGTTTCGAGCAAGTGAAATTCGGGAAGATACGCTGCTCAATTTCTGGCTACTGAAATGTGGCAAACTCGGTGACCTGCCCGCCGCCTGGCAGCCCAGCGACGCCACACTTTCGTTACTGCTTGCGCGCTGGCATCTGATTCCGATTGCTGCACATTTGATTGGCGGGTATCTGCTGCGCAATCGTCTACCGGAACAGGGCGCGGTACTGATGTCTGACCCACGGCTATTGGCTTTCATCTCTCTGCCACTGCTGCATCAGGTCACTCTTGACGGAATAAGCAGTCCGCTTGATACCGTTTCCTGCGGTGCGGTGTTTATTCTCGGCCAGTTCCCCGAATTGCCAGCTGCGCTTCGCCAGCGACTGATGCTGCACTTTCCTTCCTACATGGCGCCGGCGCAATTCCCTGCGCCAAAAACGCTAAATCACATTAATTTGTTACGAATGGCTTTCACTTATGCGCACCATTACTATTGATAAATTACCCGAGGATTTGCACCGACAGGTGGTCATTAAATCCTCTGAGAGAACCCGCCATCAGCGGATGGCCGTGGCGCTGGAGCGTACCCTAAGCCGTTGCAGTGAAATTCATGCCGAGTACGAGTTAAAAACTGTAAAACTCCGTGAAAACTGTGAGAAAAAAGCGTTCCAGGCCGGTTTTCAGCTGTTCTTCTCCCAACTGGTGATGTTGCTCGATGAGTATCAGCGCCAACAGAATAAGCGACAGGCGGCCTTTCGCCAGCAGATCGCCACCGCACTCAGCCAGTCTTTACACGATCCGATGATCGTTGAACGCATTATCCACCACCTGCAGGAACAGTGTGGGCACCAGAAAGCGCTGCGCATCATCATTCCCAGAGCGGTTAAGCTACCGGATGGCGCAGACACTTCGAACTACCAATATACCGATGACAATCACATCACCGTGCAAAATGACATGGACGCAGTACGTTTCCCCAGTGAATCGCTTTGCCGCTCGTGGTTACAGCTCGCGGATGAGAATATTGTTCCTCTCAACGAAACCATTAACAACCTGACTCCCAACCTACTTCGTGACCTTGCCGGGAAACTCATCGCCATGAGCCACCGGAGCCCCTCAGAACCCGTTAACCCTGACGAGGATGAAAACCATGACTAACATCAGCAGTATTTCCTATCCCTCACTGCCCGCTCTAGACAGTGAGCCGGCAGAAGAAAGCTTTAACGATAAAGTACTTCACTATTTCCAACAGAATAAACCGCAGGGCAAACTTAGCGAATTAATGGATAAGATGCGGGCACTCTCACCTGATAAGACGGTTTCAATGCATCAGTTGAACGAAGCGCTGCTCTACTCCGATACCTATTTGCGCCATACCGAAGAGTATAAAGAATATACTGATGAGGAGCTGGACAAGCACACCTTCCGGTTACTTGGTGTGAATATGTTTTTTGATAACATGATGTACAAAAGTTTCACTAAGTCGGATGACGATACATCGTTATAATTTCTTCTAGCTAATAATCCCGGCATTTTGCCGGGTATTCTGATAATGAAAATAAAATCATTCACTCCTATTGCTATCACACTCTCTATGTTGCTCTCACCTTTTGTTGCGGCCCAAAAGGTTGATTGCATCATTGAGGCAGCACAGTGCTTTCAAATTAACCCACTGGTGATTAAAGCAATAATCTGGCAAGAGTCAAAGAACCGCCAGCAGGCAATAAATCGAAATAAAAACAGCACCGTTGATGTCGGCATCATGCAAATTAATACGGTACATTTTGCGGCTTTGAAAGCACTCGGTATTGACGAGACTTTGTTACATGAAAATAGCTGCGCAAATGTTTTCTCGGGTACATGGGTACTCAAACAAAATATTGAGCGCTACGGCTATACTTGGGATGGGATCGGTAACTATCACTCTAAGACACCCGTGCATCATGATAAGTATGTCAAAAAAATCATTTCGCTTATTGCGCACCAAACGTCGGTGATCGATAAAATAGAAGTGACCAGACAAGAAGGTATCCGCGAGCGCTTCACTTGTCGATAAACAAAAAATGACCAGGATTCAGCCCGCGATTTTTAATATTAGTTGTAAAGCATAACGCAAGCATCTTTGCTTGCGTTATGGTGTAAGGATTATAACGCCTCAGAGTCTGTGCAGTTCAGTATAAGGTGAACAGCTAAATGGCAACTGGCGTAAAAGGTATTTCCACTGATATGTTATCTGGTAAAAGGATGCTAGCTATAATACCTGGCATTATTAATTATTTACGGGTATTTTTTTCATGTCTGCACATTTACCACGTAACATGTACGCTGTGTGATTGCAGATTACTCCCTCAGTCGTTTTGCAGCAGTGTAAAAAATTATTGTCGGTTGACGGTTTGAAATCTGCTAATGGTAACGGAGTGAGATTTTTATTATTTTTAATAAAATCCAAAGGATGACTTCTGGCAGACATCGCAGCAAAGACCAAACTAAAAAAAAATGCGGCTATCGCGCTCCAAAGTAATGTTTGGGGCGATACCCTCTTTCTGACCTGAGCTTTAGGGGCAGAATAAGGAATAACTGACATCGAAGTAGCGCAAACCGGAGTGATATTAATAATCGACTGGGTGGAAAAGGAAACATTATCCACTTCGATACTTCCCGGAGATAACGTTGTAAAACTACATTTATCGGGCTCTGCCTCAGGCTCTTCCCAGCAAGGCTGGACAGTAAGTTGATAGCCCAATTTTGGAATAGTAATAATAATGTTTTTTGTATCATCGCCTAAGCTGATCCTGAGGGAACGGATCATCTGTGCTATACTTTGTGAGGTGACATATCCCCCACCCCATACTTCGGCAAGAAATTCCCCCTGAGAGACTGGTTCAGGGTATTTTGCGCAAAGTAGCGCGAGCACATCTGACTGTTTTTTTCGTAATTGCAAAACAGTATCGTCTTGTTGCAGTGTTCTTGAATTTGGATTAAATATAAAATTAAGAAAGTAAATTTTCCCTGCATTTACTACGCGTTTTTTCATTTTAGATCCCTCAGGCGTTTAACTTTATGAGTGAAAATACCATCAGGAGAACGCATGAGCAAATATCTCAATCCATGTTCTTAAATATTTCCTGCTAGTTTACTATATGACAATACACCAACTTTGTGATAATGGCCTTACAGCAAATGGCAGAAATCCGCTGGGTAATTATGCATTCCTTATCACATTACAGAAAACTGAATTGTTGCCAACGCAAATTTACTGTGAATGCAATAACGCACCTCTATCCAGACAATAACATTTGAAATTTTTTTCAACGATCGATGTATATTTTACAATAGTCAAAAAGATCACTCAGTTTATTTTCGGGAAGATATCAGCCAACCCGACATCCTTTATAAATGAGTTTTCAGAAGGGACATCCTTGTCGCCATTGAAAGTAATCTCCCCACGCTACATGAATATTTACTTTCTTCCCCTGATGAT contains:
- a CDS encoding type III secretion protein yields the protein MKVEDQRMMSILYAPASYAHLSHLPEMFRASEIREDTLLNFWLLKCGKLGDLPAAWQPSDATLSLLLARWHLIPIAAHLIGGYLLRNRLPEQGAVLMSDPRLLAFISLPLLHQVTLDGISSPLDTVSCGAVFILGQFPELPAALRQRLMLHFPSYMAPAQFPAPKTLNHINLLRMAFTYAHHYY
- the sctJ gene encoding type III secretion system inner membrane ring lipoprotein SctJ, whose protein sequence is MNKYSRVLAAVLLTFMLSACNDESLLFNLTQEQANQVLAILQQHNISAKKDGTLKAGYRVSVGESESTAALSIINQYQLPWAADVQIGQAFPESSLVASPNAEQARVISLQEQRLEQSLRMISQVVNARVHVSYPPFNNDTSGKKTIGHVGVLISYKGDIDDNMFISQIKTLIKNSFDDVRYENISVVLFPAPVIQYVAPTKVPSNIPAQWIIILSAMVLCAAGTAGFMLYKLSLRPPSTQDKTSELIEDEATEQ
- a CDS encoding transcriptional regulator — encoded protein: MKKRVVNAGKIYFLNFIFNPNSRTLQQDDTVLQLRKKQSDVLALLCAKYPEPVSQGEFLAEVWGGGYVTSQSIAQMIRSLRISLGDDTKNIIITIPKLGYQLTVQPCWEEPEAEPDKCSFTTLSPGSIEVDNVSFSTQSIINITPVCATSMSVIPYSAPKAQVRKRVSPQTLLWSAIAAFFFSLVFAAMSARSHPLDFIKNNKNLTPLPLADFKPSTDNNFLHCCKTTEGVICNHTAYMLRGKCADMKKIPVNN
- a CDS encoding lytic transglycosylase domain-containing protein; amino-acid sequence: MKIKSFTPIAITLSMLLSPFVAAQKVDCIIEAAQCFQINPLVIKAIIWQESKNRQQAINRNKNSTVDVGIMQINTVHFAALKALGIDETLLHENSCANVFSGTWVLKQNIERYGYTWDGIGNYHSKTPVHHDKYVKKIISLIAHQTSVIDKIEVTRQEGIRERFTCR
- a CDS encoding type III secretion protein, translated to MRTITIDKLPEDLHRQVVIKSSERTRHQRMAVALERTLSRCSEIHAEYELKTVKLRENCEKKAFQAGFQLFFSQLVMLLDEYQRQQNKRQAAFRQQIATALSQSLHDPMIVERIIHHLQEQCGHQKALRIIIPRAVKLPDGADTSNYQYTDDNHITVQNDMDAVRFPSESLCRSWLQLADENIVPLNETINNLTPNLLRDLAGKLIAMSHRSPSEPVNPDEDENHD
- a CDS encoding type III secretion system protein encodes the protein MTNISSISYPSLPALDSEPAEESFNDKVLHYFQQNKPQGKLSELMDKMRALSPDKTVSMHQLNEALLYSDTYLRHTEEYKEYTDEELDKHTFRLLGVNMFFDNMMYKSFTKSDDDTSL